One window from the genome of Gimesia aquarii encodes:
- a CDS encoding MerR family transcriptional regulator: protein MNKRFIISQLAKEADIPTTTIRYYERISLIQPEDRSAGNYRLYGDESLQKLKFIKSAQSIGFTLEDVKALLSDESGEAPTCGSVQELIEDRLEDVEKRLKDLKHVRRVLKSALEKCLTQKRTDCCHVVEKLHTP, encoded by the coding sequence ATGAACAAGCGATTTATAATCAGCCAATTGGCAAAAGAAGCCGATATCCCAACAACGACTATTCGCTACTATGAGCGAATCAGTCTTATCCAGCCCGAAGACCGTAGTGCGGGGAACTATCGACTCTACGGTGACGAGTCGTTACAAAAGCTCAAATTCATCAAGTCGGCTCAATCCATTGGCTTTACTCTCGAAGATGTGAAAGCACTGCTATCAGATGAATCGGGTGAAGCACCGACCTGTGGTAGTGTCCAAGAATTGATTGAAGATCGGCTGGAAGATGTCGAGAAACGCCTCAAAGATTTGAAACACGTTCGACGAGTGTTGAAGTCAGCTTTGGAGAAATGTTTAACACAAAAGAGAACTGATTGCTGCCACGTCGTTGAAAAGCTGCACACCCCGTAG
- a CDS encoding mercuric transporter MerT family protein gives MASEKTIQNRIQCPSCDKKAKRVSAVTLASLLNKESAQLFQTDGHDCCDSNEEGCTPINGDTGWRFCDSEDCDVVYFSEVEDTVFNKSQLNVSVGVKETTGERPLCYCFGHSVSSIKEELNTKGHSDASDDIRAKMKSPGCRCETENPSGSCCLGSVTKGIKIAQDELEMDNAEIDTPATPSGNKGEKIAKIGTIVSAIMASSCCWLPLLLLAVGVSGAGIASTLEAYRPLLIMVTFSFLGAAFYYTYRPKKAAANGGHGCCATEPVGGEDCCAPAAKGKFNIMSLNNLMLWGVTVMALVFLLFPRYVGIIIGGDGKAVSENMNSAVFKIEGMSCEGCTESVSKAISGVTGVSSVKVDFKSGTATVQHLSCCKLPTDAVLSAVKNAGFKGNVVRNHIAKPKPDRKK, from the coding sequence ATGGCTTCTGAAAAAACCATACAAAACCGAATTCAGTGTCCCTCCTGCGATAAAAAAGCAAAACGGGTCAGCGCCGTCACACTGGCATCTTTACTTAACAAGGAGTCTGCTCAATTGTTCCAAACAGATGGTCATGACTGTTGCGATTCAAACGAAGAAGGCTGCACACCAATTAATGGAGATACTGGTTGGCGATTTTGTGACTCAGAAGATTGCGATGTGGTCTATTTCTCTGAGGTAGAAGACACGGTATTTAACAAATCGCAACTAAATGTTTCAGTTGGTGTGAAAGAAACGACTGGTGAGCGTCCACTTTGTTATTGCTTTGGACATTCGGTTTCCAGCATTAAAGAAGAGCTAAATACTAAAGGGCATTCCGATGCCTCTGACGATATTCGTGCAAAGATGAAAAGCCCTGGTTGTCGATGTGAAACTGAAAACCCCTCTGGTTCGTGCTGTTTGGGAAGTGTTACTAAGGGAATTAAGATAGCACAGGATGAACTAGAAATGGATAACGCTGAGATAGATACTCCAGCCACCCCATCAGGCAATAAGGGTGAGAAGATTGCCAAAATTGGAACTATTGTTTCTGCAATCATGGCATCAAGTTGTTGTTGGTTGCCACTGTTGTTGTTGGCAGTAGGAGTCTCTGGAGCAGGCATTGCATCGACATTGGAAGCCTACCGACCGTTGTTAATCATGGTAACATTTAGTTTTCTCGGTGCAGCATTCTATTATACATATCGCCCCAAAAAAGCGGCTGCCAATGGTGGGCATGGTTGCTGTGCGACAGAGCCAGTAGGTGGAGAAGATTGTTGTGCTCCGGCGGCTAAAGGTAAATTCAATATAATGTCTCTCAATAATCTGATGCTGTGGGGCGTGACAGTCATGGCTCTCGTTTTCCTACTCTTCCCGAGATATGTCGGGATAATTATCGGCGGTGATGGAAAGGCTGTTTCTGAAAACATGAACAGTGCCGTTTTCAAAATTGAAGGCATGTCTTGTGAAGGTTGCACGGAAAGTGTTTCAAAAGCTATCAGTGGCGTAACTGGTGTAAGTAGCGTGAAGGTCGATTTCAAATCGGGCACTGCAACAGTGCAACATCTTTCATGCTGTAAACTTCCCACAGATGCTGTTTTATCCGCTGTGAAGAATGCGGGATTCAAAGGCAATGTCGTACGGAACCACATTGCGAAACCAAAACCTGATAGGAAGAAATAA
- a CDS encoding ECF-type sigma factor — MQEVTQILKALEAGDVAATDQLLPIVYAELRKLAGNKISQEAPGQTLTATALVHEAYLRLVGKEEEPQWDHRGHFFAAAAESMRRILIENARRKKRQKHGGELDRVELPEIAVPAQKQFDDLLALDDALTQFAKESPEKAELVKLRYFAGLSEQEAAEVLGISRATAARHWAYSRAWLFSQINSDLNQTE; from the coding sequence ATGCAGGAAGTCACACAAATTTTGAAAGCGCTGGAAGCGGGTGATGTGGCTGCTACCGATCAACTGCTGCCGATTGTGTATGCGGAGTTGAGGAAACTGGCGGGGAATAAAATCTCTCAGGAAGCACCGGGGCAAACACTGACGGCAACAGCGCTGGTGCATGAGGCCTATTTACGGTTGGTGGGGAAGGAAGAGGAGCCGCAGTGGGATCATCGGGGGCATTTCTTCGCGGCGGCTGCGGAATCGATGCGGCGGATCCTGATCGAAAACGCACGACGCAAAAAAAGACAGAAACATGGTGGCGAACTGGATCGTGTTGAGCTTCCTGAGATTGCGGTGCCCGCTCAGAAACAGTTCGATGATCTGTTGGCACTGGATGACGCTTTGACTCAATTTGCGAAGGAAAGTCCTGAGAAAGCCGAGTTGGTGAAGCTGAGATACTTCGCTGGATTAAGTGAACAGGAAGCCGCGGAGGTATTGGGAATTTCCCGTGCGACGGCCGCTCGTCACTGGGCTTATTCTCGTGCCTGGTTATTTAGCCAGATTAATTCCGATTTAAATCAAACCGAATAA
- a CDS encoding serine/threonine protein kinase produces the protein MSDPEIPENPEPEPTRENVNPQSVEGLFLQALEKKTPAERAQFLDEMCGDNMEQRRRVEALLLAYDDAGSFLEKSPIGSSEPQPVSLEFLTPSDNPELLGTLGEYDIYEVIGQGGMGIVFRALDPKLNRIVAIKVMSPLLAINPNARKRFLREAQAAAAVSHPHIVTIHAVDEDKLPYLVMEYVVGQSLQEKLDKVGSLKVTEILRIGNQIAEGLAAAHKQGLIHRDIKPANILLENGVERVKITDFGLARAVDDVTITKTGEVSGTPQYMSPEQTTGERVDQRSDLFSLGAVMYAMCTGRSPFRASNLAAVVRRVCDDTPRRIQEVNEEIPPWLIEIIDCLLEKRPEDRFQTAQEVAELLGTHLAIVQQPGKVPAIDERPRETHRQGTEARHTETQSIKESDPRAFYPVAHAVMFLGGMVAFSEAHAPLSFPISAGCGVFLGLLIALVVYEAERRHAQPFAALRMSDVLSMPIAFAGGTLLMQILFYLEFLPSIPRPLLYLLFLLGIPLYFVWILIKQQGHADRDFQSNSNQRQGQWVDRLAVWAGALMLLTPIFIGLFGIATGRHFAGNVPEMILVSLLFFGPVGLLVLVCGAQNIVQPNSTTAKILDGLFLLACFCLGPLGILLYIARYIKRRDAREQEKSEPTPVSPHQDPITAEHKRSNKRIIVGVILGVITLPLLFLFALAFRHMNPTEKSWVVNWGLMTVVVCGMFGAMYYIKRKGVLDALSNPWKLIGWLVLSVMLLIPSLFAVSLLVPMLARTPGSNEVVINYDPDYPITKIMTETGKAYDVYSKPFTLKLTPGSHVLQISYNANNLIHRFTKKIKKEAGKQLKIDLSTEIKRLYDANVNQRASVDMEEAGEADMDGSLFSDDSKAVSAERKKNLGAILLSGQEPGLRAGIFPVNPFQAKPEDGVFGFADRFFTFESLTHEVPAGKYFIRVSSNYAGWEIDDGTPKYDLTEIEVKPGTIVPVTIQRDFTKLVESHPDWSKGGLFKFHWPVPEMGAYFMVYTLTLPQAEVVQELLAAFVAGKPSVHELELMETANKHIITKSYASMKNLFNNGKHPAWKKLIVSGEGENTWRLIAPESELKNTRDNKPNNGTILLKMQDTGLRASLLTTTDSSLTRKTDYGIYFPDPDMTFKVPAGMYLIEVTSDDAGWVVDDSASQYLHSNIKVKPGVLDIVAISRDYQKLAENHPDWTQSDVFEFSWPLQVKSDWPVPSVSGPPKNYQLSRPQAKVVQQLFTAYAEGKPDVNEKILLEKANEDLKKETYKSLKELFDKGEHTAWGTLIVPGKEKNTYRLREPK, from the coding sequence ATGTCCGACCCTGAAATACCAGAAAATCCTGAGCCGGAACCAACACGTGAGAATGTGAATCCTCAATCAGTAGAGGGTCTGTTTCTGCAGGCATTGGAAAAGAAAACTCCAGCGGAACGTGCACAATTTCTGGATGAGATGTGCGGTGATAACATGGAACAACGCCGTCGTGTTGAGGCACTGTTATTGGCATATGACGATGCGGGCAGCTTTCTGGAAAAATCCCCCATTGGATCAAGTGAACCACAGCCCGTTTCTCTTGAGTTTCTAACACCCTCCGATAATCCAGAATTGTTGGGGACACTGGGAGAGTACGATATCTATGAAGTGATCGGGCAGGGGGGGATGGGGATTGTCTTTCGTGCGCTCGATCCGAAATTAAATCGTATCGTTGCCATTAAAGTGATGTCACCACTTTTGGCGATTAACCCCAATGCGCGGAAACGATTTTTACGGGAAGCCCAGGCGGCTGCTGCCGTCAGTCATCCGCATATTGTCACGATTCATGCCGTTGACGAAGACAAATTACCGTATCTCGTGATGGAGTATGTCGTTGGCCAGTCGTTGCAGGAAAAACTTGATAAAGTCGGTTCTCTGAAAGTGACAGAAATCCTGCGGATTGGAAATCAGATTGCCGAGGGACTTGCCGCCGCTCATAAACAGGGATTGATTCACCGCGATATCAAGCCGGCGAATATTCTGCTGGAAAACGGTGTGGAGCGGGTTAAGATCACCGACTTTGGTTTGGCGCGAGCCGTCGATGATGTGACGATCACGAAGACCGGCGAAGTCTCAGGCACTCCCCAGTATATGTCTCCTGAGCAGACAACGGGAGAACGCGTAGACCAGCGCAGTGACCTGTTCAGCCTGGGTGCGGTGATGTATGCGATGTGTACCGGACGTTCGCCTTTTCGAGCGAGCAATCTGGCTGCTGTGGTGCGACGGGTTTGTGATGATACGCCACGTCGCATTCAGGAAGTCAATGAAGAGATTCCACCCTGGTTAATTGAGATCATTGATTGTCTGCTGGAAAAACGACCGGAAGATCGATTTCAAACAGCGCAAGAGGTCGCTGAATTATTGGGAACGCATTTAGCGATTGTGCAGCAGCCTGGAAAAGTACCGGCGATCGATGAGAGACCGCGAGAAACTCACAGGCAAGGCACTGAAGCACGACACACTGAAACTCAGTCGATCAAAGAAAGTGACCCACGTGCCTTCTATCCTGTTGCCCACGCGGTGATGTTCCTGGGGGGGATGGTTGCATTTTCGGAAGCACATGCACCACTTTCGTTTCCAATCAGTGCGGGGTGTGGAGTCTTTCTGGGGCTGTTGATTGCATTAGTCGTCTACGAGGCAGAACGCCGTCACGCGCAACCATTTGCCGCATTACGCATGTCTGATGTACTCTCAATGCCGATTGCCTTTGCAGGTGGTACGCTCTTGATGCAAATACTGTTCTATCTTGAATTTCTTCCCAGCATTCCCAGACCACTTCTATATCTCCTGTTTCTGTTGGGGATCCCTTTGTATTTTGTCTGGATTCTCATTAAACAGCAGGGGCATGCGGATCGAGACTTTCAGTCGAATTCGAACCAGCGACAAGGCCAATGGGTAGATCGTCTGGCAGTCTGGGCAGGTGCGTTGATGTTACTGACCCCGATCTTCATCGGGTTGTTTGGAATCGCTACAGGACGGCATTTTGCTGGAAACGTTCCAGAAATGATACTGGTGTCGCTGTTGTTCTTTGGTCCTGTGGGATTGTTAGTCCTGGTTTGTGGTGCACAAAATATCGTTCAGCCAAATTCAACTACTGCGAAAATTTTGGATGGATTATTTTTGTTGGCGTGTTTCTGTTTGGGGCCTTTGGGTATTCTGCTTTACATTGCACGCTACATCAAACGACGCGACGCGCGGGAACAAGAAAAGTCCGAGCCAACGCCGGTTAGCCCCCACCAAGATCCGATTACTGCAGAGCATAAACGCTCCAACAAACGAATTATTGTAGGAGTGATCTTAGGTGTCATCACTCTTCCGTTACTGTTTTTGTTTGCTCTTGCATTCAGACATATGAATCCCACTGAGAAATCCTGGGTCGTGAACTGGGGACTGATGACAGTTGTTGTCTGCGGGATGTTTGGAGCAATGTACTACATTAAACGGAAAGGCGTTTTGGATGCTTTGAGTAATCCATGGAAATTGATTGGCTGGCTGGTTCTTTCTGTCATGTTATTGATTCCCAGCCTGTTTGCAGTTTCATTGCTCGTGCCAATGTTAGCGAGAACGCCCGGCAGTAATGAAGTTGTGATTAACTACGATCCTGATTATCCCATTACCAAAATTATGACCGAAACAGGCAAGGCATATGATGTGTATTCCAAACCGTTTACTCTGAAGTTGACGCCGGGAAGTCATGTCTTACAAATTTCATATAACGCTAATAACTTGATACACCGATTTACAAAAAAGATAAAGAAAGAAGCCGGTAAACAACTGAAGATCGACCTGAGCACAGAGATTAAACGATTGTATGATGCCAATGTAAATCAGCGAGCTTCGGTGGATATGGAGGAGGCAGGGGAGGCTGATATGGATGGATCCTTGTTTTCCGATGACTCAAAAGCTGTGTCAGCAGAACGGAAAAAAAATCTGGGAGCGATTTTACTTAGTGGGCAGGAGCCTGGCTTACGGGCAGGGATATTTCCCGTTAATCCATTCCAGGCCAAACCTGAAGACGGTGTGTTTGGTTTTGCTGACCGGTTTTTTACTTTTGAGTCATTAACGCATGAGGTCCCCGCCGGGAAGTACTTCATACGGGTTTCCAGTAATTATGCTGGTTGGGAAATTGATGACGGAACGCCAAAGTATGATCTGACTGAGATCGAGGTGAAGCCGGGGACCATTGTTCCAGTGACGATTCAACGTGATTTCACGAAATTGGTGGAGAGTCACCCGGACTGGTCAAAGGGAGGACTGTTTAAGTTTCATTGGCCTGTTCCCGAGATGGGAGCATATTTTATGGTTTATACGCTGACACTACCGCAGGCGGAGGTCGTGCAGGAGTTGTTAGCTGCGTTTGTTGCAGGAAAGCCTAGTGTACATGAATTAGAATTAATGGAGACTGCGAACAAACATATCATAACGAAAAGTTATGCGTCGATGAAGAACCTGTTTAATAACGGGAAACATCCTGCCTGGAAAAAATTAATTGTGTCTGGCGAGGGAGAGAATACCTGGCGGTTAATCGCACCAGAGTCAGAGTTGAAGAATACACGAGACAATAAACCGAATAACGGAACAATTTTGCTTAAGATGCAGGATACAGGCCTGCGGGCGAGTCTCTTAACTACTACTGATTCAAGTTTGACTCGGAAAACCGATTATGGAATTTATTTCCCTGATCCAGATATGACATTCAAAGTTCCTGCGGGAATGTACCTCATTGAAGTCACAAGTGATGATGCTGGCTGGGTAGTTGATGATAGTGCCTCTCAATACCTTCATTCAAACATCAAGGTGAAGCCAGGAGTGCTTGATATTGTTGCGATCTCGCGCGATTATCAGAAACTGGCGGAGAATCATCCTGACTGGACGCAGAGTGATGTGTTTGAGTTTAGCTGGCCGCTTCAGGTCAAGTCTGATTGGCCCGTACCTTCTGTATCAGGTCCTCCAAAAAACTACCAACTTTCAAGACCGCAGGCAAAAGTGGTCCAACAATTATTTACCGCATATGCCGAAGGCAAACCAGACGTTAATGAAAAAATATTATTGGAAAAAGCAAACGAAGATTTAAAAAAGGAAACATACAAATCACTGAAAGAGTTATTTGACAAGGGAGAACATACTGCCTGGGGAACCTTGATTGTACCTGGTAAGGAAAAGAATACTTATCGGTTAAGAGAACCGAAATAA